The window AACTCAGCGCAAAGCCGCGGCGCCACGTTTGACGCGACCGAGATGCAACCACGCCCGCCATGCGCCATGAAGCCAAGCGCCGTCGCGTCCTCGCCGGAGAGCTGGCAGAAATCAGGCCCAAGCGCTGCGCGAACCTGTGACGGACGCGCGAGATTCGCGGTGGCATCCTTCACGCCGACGATATTCTTCAGTTCATAAAGACGCGCCATCGTCTCGACAGACATGTCGACAATCGAGCGCCCCGGAATGTTGTAGATAACGATCGGAATTGAGATCGCGTCGTTGATCGCCTTGAAGTGCTGATAAAGCCCCTCTTGCGACGGCTTGTTGTAATAAGGCGTGACGATCAGCACCGCGTCCGCACCAATCTCCTGCGCATAGCGCGACAGCTCAACCGCTTCGTCCGTCGAGTTCGATCCCGTACCGGCAATAACCGGCGCGCGCTTCTTGGCGGCGAGCACGCAAAGTTCAATGACGCGCTTGTGTTCATCGTG is drawn from Hyphomicrobium methylovorum and contains these coding sequences:
- the dapA gene encoding 4-hydroxy-tetrahydrodipicolinate synthase, producing MFNGSITALITPFRNGKVDEAAFTRFVDWQISEGTNGLVPVGTTGESPTLDHDEHKRVIELCVLAAKKRAPVIAGTGSNSTDEAVELSRYAQEIGADAVLIVTPYYNKPSQEGLYQHFKAINDAISIPIVIYNIPGRSIVDMSVETMARLYELKNIVGVKDATANLARPSQVRAALGPDFCQLSGEDATALGFMAHGGRGCISVASNVAPRLCAEFQRACLAGDFKTALALQDRLMPLHDVLFIETNPGPVKYAVSRLGLCSTEMRLPMVPISEASRKAIDRVLVQLDLIGAKAAE